The following are from one region of the Carnobacterium gallinarum DSM 4847 genome:
- a CDS encoding glycoside hydrolase family 65 protein, with the protein MGLKGLKNASQLVETNLEQEKLAFHNTLFSLSNGHLGVRGNLEEGYFSKNHTGIMGTYVNGFYETSPIVYGENAYGYAKNHQTICKLPNGHILTFEIEGERFQLDLGTVDNHQRTLDLFEGILKREFQWTSSTGKKVVISTERFVSYQVSEALLLSYELTPLNFSGEIVLIHDLLEEELETVTAIDDPRIAARHEKQTKIEAMKEADLELLQISTIRSGLRLWTTATVKPVAGEVLAVKGTHSNQKLETAVTFAAVENEPIKIEVIVGYSEIVRDSEAEKNVKITFMQKMHQVSKQGFKQMKNQHLADMADFWSISDVEIAGDDELQLGLRLNLFHLNQAAGRDGKTNIAAKGLTGDGYEGHYFWDTEMYMLPFFVYTNPATAYQLLSYRHSILESARKRAREMGVAKGALFAWRTINGEECSAYYPAGTAQFHINADIAYGVKVYYEATADETFMAEKGLAILVETARFWREFGDYISGKEDQFCLNGVTGPDEYTAIVNNNYYTNLMAKYNLQMAAKMATRFQATALFKELGVTDSEIASWQEAGDNMYLPYDEDRQLTKQDDSFFDKAVWDFAGTPKENYPLLLNYHPLTIYRYQVNKQADTVLAQLLYGEATSKEQKQRDFDYYEQVTTHDSSLSRSIFGMMASEIGEEDKAYHYFMDTALMDLVDMQENTADGIHAANMGGTWMSLVYGFAGMKVSEGHLSFAPRLPKKWDALSFSIEFQGQIVKVTLSHDGSKYELVKGTGLTISENGHLQKLI; encoded by the coding sequence GTGGGATTAAAAGGACTAAAAAACGCAAGTCAATTAGTTGAAACTAACTTAGAACAGGAAAAATTAGCCTTTCATAATACGTTATTTTCTTTATCGAATGGACATCTGGGTGTTCGTGGCAATCTAGAAGAAGGTTATTTTTCCAAAAATCATACTGGAATTATGGGCACATATGTTAACGGATTTTATGAAACGTCTCCAATTGTATACGGTGAAAATGCATATGGCTATGCGAAAAATCATCAAACTATCTGCAAATTACCTAATGGACATATTTTGACTTTTGAAATCGAGGGTGAACGTTTTCAACTTGATTTAGGAACAGTAGACAATCATCAGCGGACATTGGATCTTTTTGAAGGGATTTTAAAAAGAGAATTTCAATGGACAAGTTCAACAGGGAAAAAAGTAGTGATTTCGACGGAGCGTTTTGTATCCTATCAAGTATCAGAGGCATTACTTCTATCCTATGAGCTGACGCCACTGAATTTTTCTGGAGAGATTGTGCTAATCCATGATCTTCTGGAAGAAGAGCTAGAAACAGTAACGGCAATTGATGATCCTCGGATTGCGGCACGACATGAAAAACAAACGAAAATCGAAGCGATGAAAGAAGCGGACTTAGAATTATTGCAAATTTCAACAATTAGAAGTGGTTTGCGTCTATGGACGACAGCAACGGTTAAGCCAGTAGCAGGTGAGGTGCTAGCTGTTAAAGGGACCCATTCCAATCAAAAACTGGAAACGGCAGTTACTTTTGCGGCGGTGGAAAATGAGCCAATCAAGATTGAGGTTATTGTTGGCTATAGTGAAATTGTTCGAGATTCCGAGGCTGAGAAAAACGTAAAAATAACATTTATGCAAAAAATGCACCAAGTGTCTAAGCAAGGATTTAAGCAAATGAAAAACCAACATCTAGCTGATATGGCAGATTTCTGGTCAATTAGTGATGTTGAGATTGCTGGTGATGATGAGTTGCAACTAGGTTTGCGTTTGAATTTATTTCATTTAAATCAAGCGGCAGGTCGAGATGGTAAGACGAATATTGCTGCTAAAGGGTTAACAGGAGATGGTTATGAGGGCCATTATTTCTGGGATACTGAAATGTATATGTTGCCGTTCTTTGTTTATACGAATCCAGCAACAGCTTATCAACTGCTTTCTTATCGCCACAGTATTTTAGAGTCAGCAAGAAAAAGAGCTAGAGAGATGGGTGTAGCAAAAGGTGCTTTATTTGCATGGCGCACGATTAATGGGGAAGAATGTAGTGCGTATTATCCAGCAGGAACGGCGCAGTTTCATATCAACGCGGATATTGCTTATGGCGTAAAAGTCTATTATGAAGCAACTGCCGATGAAACGTTTATGGCTGAAAAAGGATTGGCAATTTTAGTAGAAACAGCTAGATTCTGGCGTGAATTTGGTGATTATATTTCAGGGAAAGAGGATCAATTCTGTTTAAATGGTGTGACTGGACCCGATGAGTATACGGCAATTGTAAATAATAATTACTATACAAATCTGATGGCAAAATATAATTTACAAATGGCAGCTAAAATGGCTACTCGTTTCCAAGCGACGGCTTTATTTAAAGAGTTAGGTGTGACGGATAGTGAGATTGCTTCGTGGCAAGAAGCTGGCGATAACATGTATCTACCTTATGATGAGGATCGTCAATTAACAAAGCAAGATGATTCTTTCTTTGATAAGGCAGTGTGGGATTTTGCTGGAACGCCAAAAGAAAATTATCCACTATTATTAAATTATCATCCGTTGACGATTTATCGTTACCAAGTCAATAAACAAGCGGATACGGTATTGGCACAGTTATTGTATGGTGAAGCCACTTCTAAAGAGCAAAAGCAGCGTGATTTTGACTACTATGAACAGGTAACCACTCACGATTCTTCATTATCACGTTCGATTTTCGGGATGATGGCTAGTGAAATTGGTGAGGAAGATAAGGCATATCACTACTTTATGGACACGGCTTTGATGGATTTGGTAGATATGCAAGAGAATACGGCTGATGGAATTCACGCAGCGAATATGGGTGGAACATGGATGAGCCTAGTCTATGGATTTGCTGGAATGAAAGTTAGTGAGGGACATCTAAGTTTTGCTCCGCGTTTGCCTAAAAAATGGGATGCACTATCATTTAGCATTGAATT
- a CDS encoding 6-phospho-beta-glucosidase, with protein sequence MTLRNDFLWGGAISANQAEGAYLEDGKGLSSFDVLPMNDRRLKEVILDQSNILNEENQHYPSRTGINFYHTYKEDIQLLAEMGLNSFRFSISWSRIFPNGDDVEPNEAGLAFYENILKELKKHQMEPVVTISHFDVPMHLVEAYGGWHNRQLVDLYTRYAEILMTRYEEYVRYWIPFNEMNMIMHIPFIGAGLTFLSDENRLEKKYQAAHHQLLANARTIEIGKKINPDFQFGCMMAAGKTYAYTCDPEDVFAALESDKHNLFFSDIQVRGAYPTYIDYYFKEQNIHVEMKEQDSAILQENTVDFVSFSYYSSACTAASVEGLEKNAMNGSDTVKNPYLPESGSVWQVDPRGLRITMNQLADRYQKPLFIVENGLGTQDVLEESGEINDDYRIEYMDGHIRNMIEAVEQDGIDLIGYLPWGCIDLVSVSEGRISKRYGMIYVDADDYGQGTMKRSKKKSFSWYRDVIQSNGENLFN encoded by the coding sequence ATGACACTAAGAAATGATTTTTTATGGGGTGGAGCCATTTCGGCAAACCAAGCAGAAGGCGCTTATTTAGAAGATGGAAAAGGACTTTCTAGTTTTGATGTTCTGCCTATGAACGATAGACGGTTAAAAGAAGTAATCTTGGATCAATCAAATATTTTAAATGAAGAAAATCAGCATTACCCAAGTCGGACAGGAATTAATTTTTATCATACGTATAAAGAAGATATTCAGCTATTAGCTGAAATGGGATTAAATAGTTTTCGTTTTTCAATCTCATGGTCGCGAATTTTTCCAAATGGCGATGATGTAGAACCGAATGAAGCTGGTTTAGCCTTCTATGAAAATATTTTAAAGGAATTAAAAAAACATCAGATGGAACCAGTTGTAACAATTAGTCATTTTGATGTGCCGATGCATTTAGTAGAAGCCTATGGCGGTTGGCACAATCGTCAGTTAGTCGACTTGTATACGCGCTATGCGGAGATTTTAATGACAAGATATGAGGAGTATGTACGCTACTGGATTCCATTTAACGAAATGAACATGATTATGCATATTCCTTTTATTGGAGCGGGATTAACCTTTTTAAGCGATGAAAATCGTTTAGAAAAAAAATACCAAGCAGCTCATCATCAATTGTTAGCCAATGCTCGAACGATTGAGATTGGCAAGAAGATTAATCCAGATTTTCAATTTGGCTGTATGATGGCGGCAGGGAAAACATATGCGTATACTTGTGATCCAGAAGATGTCTTTGCGGCACTTGAAAGTGACAAGCACAATTTATTTTTCTCAGATATTCAAGTTCGTGGAGCGTATCCAACGTACATTGATTATTATTTTAAGGAACAAAATATTCATGTTGAGATGAAGGAACAAGACTCAGCTATTTTACAAGAAAATACAGTTGATTTTGTTTCCTTTAGTTATTATTCAAGTGCTTGTACAGCAGCATCGGTAGAAGGTCTTGAAAAAAATGCTATGAATGGTTCAGATACAGTGAAAAATCCTTATTTACCAGAATCTGGAAGTGTCTGGCAAGTTGACCCACGCGGTTTGCGAATTACAATGAATCAATTAGCTGATCGTTACCAAAAGCCTTTATTTATCGTGGAAAATGGACTTGGAACGCAAGACGTTTTAGAAGAGTCTGGTGAAATTAATGATGATTATCGGATTGAATATATGGATGGTCACATTCGCAATATGATTGAAGCAGTAGAACAAGATGGCATTGATTTGATTGGGTATTTACCTTGGGGCTGTATTGATTTAGTGAGTGTCAGTGAAGGCAGAATCAGCAAACGTTATGGCATGATCTATGTTGATGCTGACGATTACGGTCAAGGCACGATGAAACGTTCTAAGAAGAAGAGCTTCTCTTGGTATCGTGATGTTATTCAAAGTAACGGTGAAAATTTATTTAACTAG